Part of the Flavobacterium okayamense genome, AATTCTTTGGAGAATTGATTTTCTCTTCTGTTTTCTCAATAAAAAAATCTAAAAATCGTCTTTTTGATTTTGCAGTATTTTTTATGTCAAATCTTCCTTGAAAAAACTCAGCTTTTCTAATTGATAGAATTTGTTCACTTAAAACTTCAATTTCTTTATTTTCTTTTTTCTCTGAAGCTGTTTTCGGATTTTGATGTGGATATAATTTTAAATACTCAAAATCTCTATTATGGATGCGTTTTCCATCTTTGTCGAGTTGAGAGCCTTTATAATATTCAATATAAAGACTGAACCTATCATTTTTTAATTTCTTCCTTTTTAGTGATATTTGCATAGGTGTACATTTTTACATCTTTTTAATCAAAAGGTGTACATGAGATGAAACAAATGTATCAATAAAGGAATAGATGAACAAATAAAATTTTCTGTAACTACTTATAAATCAACCAAAAGAAATAAAAGAAAAGCAAAGGAAACTAAAATTATTTCCCAATACAAAAATTAGCAAAAATATTGCCTAGCAATTCATCATTGGTAACTTCCCCTGTTATTTCACCAAAGTAATACAAAGCCGAACGAATATCAATCGCCATTAAATCAGAAGAAATACCAGCATCTAATTCCCATTTTACTTTTTGTACTTCTTCTAAAGCTTTTAATAAAGAATCGTAGTGACGTGTATTGGTAACAATTGTTTCGTTATTTCGTAAAGCACCTGTATTCACAAACGATAGTAAAGTGTTTTTCAATTCGTCAACACCTATATTTTGTTTAGCCGATAAAAATAAAATATTCTGAATTTCATTTTCAATTAGTTGCTTAACGTCATCAGTAAGTTTATCTGCTTTATTTCCAATAATCGTTAAAGCTTTTTGAGGATATTTATTCTTGATTTTTTCAATCTCAATTTTAAGCTTTTCAAGATTAGTTGCATATAAATCGGAACTATCTACTAAAAACAAAACAACTTGAGCTTGCTCAATCTTCTCAAAAGTCTTTTTAATCCCAATGCTTTCCACATGGTCTTGTGTATCACGAATCCCAGCAGTGTCTATAAATCGAAAACCAATTCCATCAATGACTAATTCGTCTTCAATGGTATCACGAGTTGTTCCAGCAATATCACTTACAATAGCTCTTTCTTCGTTTAATAAAGCATTTAATAGAGTTGATTTACCAACATTTGGTTCACCTACAATTGCTACTGGAATTCCGTTTTTAATCACGTTACCCACAGCAAACGAATCTATTAAGCGTTTTAAAACAAACTCAATACGGTTTAATAATTCATGAAAAGCGGTTCTATCAGCAAATTCTACGTCTTCTTCACTAAAGTCGAGTTCTAATTCAATTAACGAAGCAAAATTCAACAACTCTTCACGCAATTTAGCAATCTCGTTACTAAAACCACCACGCATTTGTTGCATCGCAATTTGGTGACTCGCTTCATTATCACTGGCAATTAAATCGGCAACCGCTTCGGCTTGTGATAAATCTAATTTTCCGTTTAAAAAGGCACGTAAAGTAAATTCACCAGCTTTTGCCATTTTAGCGCCTTTACGAAGTAATAATTGAATAATTTGTTGCTGAATAAAAGTAGATCCATGACACGAAATTTCAACTACATTTTCACCCGTATACGAATTCGGACCTTTAAAAATGGAAACTAAAACTTGGTCATACGTTTTTCCTTCATCAACAATATGTCCTAAGTGAATGGTATGTGTTTTTTGTTGACTTAGATCTTTTCCAGAAACCGATTGAAATACTTGCGAAGCAATACGAACTGCGTCTTTACCGGAAAGACGAATTATAGCAATGGCACCAGCACCCGAAGGCGTAGCTAAAGCAACAATAGTTTCTTGTGGAATCATAAGATTTGTTTTATTCGTTTGCAAAGATACAAAAGTTATACTTTGGGCGTGCCCTCATTTTATTGGGTCAGGCTGTCCACTTTATCTTTTTTGTCACATCGAGCATTTGATATTAAGAGGAGCAAAATTTAGTTTGCGGTTAAATATCGAGATGTCAAAAAAGGATACCGTTTCCATCCTTCACGCAAATAAAAAACCGCAATCACTTTACAGTTCTTACGGTTTTTTGGTTAAGGGTTGGTTATAGTTCTTAAGTAAACAGTGGTCAGTTAATAGTTTACAGAAATTCTGAAAACTGAGACTGCGACTGTAAACTAATAATTAGTTGCTCAACATTACAGGCATAACAAGCATAGTAACAGTCTCACCTTCGTCTAATCCATCAACTGGAGTTAAAATTCCAGCTCGGTTTGGCATCGACATTTCTAATTGAATTTCATCACTGGTTAAGTTGCTCAACATTTCTGTTAAGAAACGAGAGTTAAAACCAATTTGAATATCGTCACCTTGGTAATCACAAGTTAAACGCTCATCGGCTTTGTTTGAGTAATCAATATCTTCTGCAGAAATGTTCAATTCAGTTCCAGCAATTTTTAAACGAATTTGATGCGTTGTTTTGTTAGCAAAAATAGCCACACGACGAACCGAGTTTAAAAACTGATTTCTATTGATTAATAATTTATTTGGATTTTCTTTTGGAATAACTGCTTCATAATTTGGATATTTTCCATCAATTAAACGGCAAGTTAAGACATAGTTTTCAAAAGAAAATGTTGCATTAGAATCGTTGTATTCAATTTTAACTTCAGCATCTGAAGCTCCTAAAATACCTTTTAAAATGTTTAAAGGTTTCTTAGGCATAATAAAATCAGCAACTTGAGATGCTTTTACATCAGCACGTGCATATTTTACTAATTTGTGTGCATCAGTAGCTACAAAAATTAATCCTTCTGGTGAAAACTGGAAAAATACACCACTCATAACCGGACGTAAATCGTCATTTCCAGCAGCAAAAATAGTTTTGCTAATAGCAGTTGCTAAAACTTCAGCAGGAACAAGAGTAGAAGAAGGGTCTTCTAAAACTACTGCTTTAGGGAATTCATCTCCTGGTGCATAAGCAATGGCATATTTACCAGAATTTGAACTGATTTCTATTGTATTGTTATCTTCAACAGTAAATGTTAAAGGTTGTTCTGGAAATGTTTTTAAAATATCTAACAATAATTTAGCAGGAACTGCAACACTTCCTTGACTTGTAGAATCAATTTCTAATGAAGCCGACATAGTCGTTTCTAAATCAGAAGCTGAAACCGTAAGTTTTGTATTATCTAATTCAAATAAGAAATTATCCAAAATAGGTAAAGTATTACTACTGTTAATAACACTACCTAATACTTGTAGTTGTTTTAATAAATACGAACTTGATACAATAAATTTCATTTGTGTACTTAAATTTAAAATCTATTAATGATTTTAGAATTACAAATATATTTTAATTATTTCCAATAGCAAAAAGTATTTATTAACATCTATTTGCTATAAATGCGTTTTCTTAGGTATGTAAACAAGAAACCAAAAATTG contains:
- the dnaN gene encoding DNA polymerase III subunit beta; translated protein: MKFIVSSSYLLKQLQVLGSVINSSNTLPILDNFLFELDNTKLTVSASDLETTMSASLEIDSTSQGSVAVPAKLLLDILKTFPEQPLTFTVEDNNTIEISSNSGKYAIAYAPGDEFPKAVVLEDPSSTLVPAEVLATAISKTIFAAGNDDLRPVMSGVFFQFSPEGLIFVATDAHKLVKYARADVKASQVADFIMPKKPLNILKGILGASDAEVKIEYNDSNATFSFENYVLTCRLIDGKYPNYEAVIPKENPNKLLINRNQFLNSVRRVAIFANKTTHQIRLKIAGTELNISAEDIDYSNKADERLTCDYQGDDIQIGFNSRFLTEMLSNLTSDEIQLEMSMPNRAGILTPVDGLDEGETVTMLVMPVMLSN
- the mnmE gene encoding tRNA uridine-5-carboxymethylaminomethyl(34) synthesis GTPase MnmE, with amino-acid sequence MIPQETIVALATPSGAGAIAIIRLSGKDAVRIASQVFQSVSGKDLSQQKTHTIHLGHIVDEGKTYDQVLVSIFKGPNSYTGENVVEISCHGSTFIQQQIIQLLLRKGAKMAKAGEFTLRAFLNGKLDLSQAEAVADLIASDNEASHQIAMQQMRGGFSNEIAKLREELLNFASLIELELDFSEEDVEFADRTAFHELLNRIEFVLKRLIDSFAVGNVIKNGIPVAIVGEPNVGKSTLLNALLNEERAIVSDIAGTTRDTIEDELVIDGIGFRFIDTAGIRDTQDHVESIGIKKTFEKIEQAQVVLFLVDSSDLYATNLEKLKIEIEKIKNKYPQKALTIIGNKADKLTDDVKQLIENEIQNILFLSAKQNIGVDELKNTLLSFVNTGALRNNETIVTNTRHYDSLLKALEEVQKVKWELDAGISSDLMAIDIRSALYYFGEITGEVTNDELLGNIFANFCIGK